The following proteins are encoded in a genomic region of Armatimonadota bacterium:
- the lpxA gene encoding acyl-ACP--UDP-N-acetylglucosamine O-acyltransferase, whose translation MNNMDKVTEIHPSAIIDSSAEIGEGVEIGPYCIIGKNVRIGDGTRLAAHVVIETNTTIGQNCTVLSGAVLGGAPQDYKFKGEPTYLKIGDNNIIRECVTLHRASGEGNATTIGDNNMLMAYCHVGHNCTLGNCITMANTVGISGHVVVEDKVVFGGIVGVHQNVRIGKLAMIGGFSKILQDVPPFAMVEGRPTRVYDLNKIGLRRNGVGPQERAGIRMAYKLLYRSNLNTTQALEAIEREVEPSPELEYLLSFIRSIRKGYAGRQLEAPRF comes from the coding sequence ATGAATAATATGGACAAGGTGACTGAAATACACCCGAGCGCGATTATTGACTCGTCTGCCGAGATAGGCGAGGGTGTCGAGATCGGGCCATACTGCATAATCGGCAAGAATGTCCGCATCGGTGATGGTACCAGACTGGCTGCGCATGTAGTCATTGAGACCAACACGACCATCGGACAGAATTGCACAGTCTTAAGTGGAGCAGTTTTAGGCGGTGCGCCGCAGGACTATAAGTTCAAAGGCGAGCCGACCTATCTGAAGATTGGTGACAACAACATCATCAGGGAATGTGTCACTCTCCATAGAGCCAGCGGCGAGGGCAACGCCACAACCATAGGCGACAACAATATGCTTATGGCGTATTGCCATGTGGGTCATAATTGCACTCTCGGAAACTGTATTACCATGGCCAACACCGTCGGTATCAGCGGGCATGTCGTTGTTGAGGACAAGGTCGTGTTTGGCGGGATAGTGGGCGTTCATCAGAACGTTCGCATCGGCAAGCTGGCTATGATCGGCGGCTTCTCGAAGATACTGCAGGATGTGCCGCCGTTCGCGATGGTCGAAGGCAGACCCACGAGAGTATACGACCTCAACAAGATCGGCCTGCGCCGCAACGGTGTGGGGCCTCAGGAGCGAGCCGGCATTAGAATGGCATATAAGCTGCTCTACAGGTCGAACCTGAACACCACGCAGGCGCTGGAAGCTATCGAACGCGAGGTCGAGCCGAGTCCCGAGCTTGAATATCTGCTCAGCTTCATCCGCAGCATTAGAAAAGGTTATGCGGGGCGGCAGTTGGAAGCGCCCAGGTTCTAA
- the lpxB gene encoding lipid-A-disaccharide synthase codes for MSYSIAISAGEASGDMYGGRLAAELHKMRSDLKVWGAGGPSMRKAGVDVTVDMTGGGTIGISETIKSLPSVAAKYFRLRAQLLRRRPDLFVPIDFGAFNIRLAQIARKNGIPVVYYFPPSSWRRQPKNAAKLIACGGKVITPFPWSEELLSAAGVDARFVGHPLIDIVKPSCDKGAFIREFGLSDSLPTIGMLPGSRAHEISEHMPVMIECARIIDRQLSGAQFIIGAAGRADRIRRSIADASEKDNLPMIRVIEGRTYDCMAHADLLISKSGTATLEAAILGTPMVIIYRGSPIMRFEFLFRKAVLEDYIGLPNIIADRGICPELINEQATPEAVSDIAIDLLQDNAKMKAGLLEVKRALGEPGALVRAAHLLLEMGGLK; via the coding sequence GTGTCATACTCGATTGCCATATCGGCCGGTGAGGCATCCGGCGACATGTACGGCGGCCGTTTGGCCGCCGAACTGCATAAGATGCGAAGTGACCTGAAAGTGTGGGGCGCCGGTGGTCCGAGCATGCGCAAGGCCGGTGTTGATGTTACTGTCGATATGACGGGCGGAGGCACTATCGGCATATCGGAGACCATAAAGTCGCTTCCATCCGTGGCAGCAAAGTATTTCAGGCTTCGTGCTCAACTGCTCCGGCGGCGGCCTGATTTGTTTGTGCCCATCGACTTTGGCGCATTCAATATCAGGCTGGCTCAGATTGCACGCAAGAACGGCATTCCGGTAGTGTATTACTTTCCGCCGTCATCGTGGAGAAGACAACCCAAGAACGCTGCTAAGCTGATAGCATGCGGCGGCAAAGTCATCACTCCTTTTCCATGGTCTGAAGAATTGCTTTCGGCGGCGGGTGTCGATGCCAGGTTTGTCGGCCATCCGCTCATAGATATTGTAAAACCCTCATGCGATAAGGGAGCTTTTATACGTGAGTTCGGTTTGTCCGATTCGCTTCCCACGATCGGCATGCTGCCCGGGAGCCGTGCGCATGAGATCAGCGAACACATGCCTGTAATGATCGAGTGTGCCCGCATAATCGATAGGCAGCTTAGTGGAGCGCAGTTTATAATCGGTGCTGCGGGCAGAGCCGACCGGATTCGAAGAAGTATCGCTGATGCCTCTGAAAAAGATAATTTGCCGATGATCCGAGTCATCGAGGGACGCACATATGATTGCATGGCTCATGCCGACCTCTTGATATCTAAGTCCGGGACAGCTACACTAGAAGCAGCGATTCTCGGCACTCCAATGGTCATCATATATCGTGGATCACCGATTATGCGCTTCGAGTTCTTGTTCAGAAAAGCGGTGTTGGAGGATTATATAGGTCTTCCGAATATCATAGCCGACCGCGGCATTTGCCCGGAACTAATCAATGAACAAGCGACACCCGAGGCGGTGTCGGATATTGCGATTGATCTACTGCAGGACAATGCTAAAATGAAAGCAGGCCTGCTTGAAGTAAAGCGGGCGCTTGGTGAGCCGGGTGCCCTTGTTCGTGCAGCACACTTGCTGCTTGAAATGGGAGGATTGAAATAG
- a CDS encoding isoprenylcysteine carboxylmethyltransferase family protein — MVASVIILLVAKPTLKSFWIGLPFVIVGELIRIWASGYLSKMSRLITAGPFAICRNPLYIGSFFISLGYFLMCNQPIVWIAGPILFWLFHGGAISYEERLLADKFGEDFNEYCKSIPRLISLPRSLAGHGEFSIRQIVVNNEHRSALVTALASSLYAILAYSSSDMPILWILGR, encoded by the coding sequence TTGGTCGCATCTGTTATTATTCTGCTGGTCGCCAAGCCGACTCTGAAGAGTTTCTGGATAGGCTTGCCGTTTGTTATTGTCGGTGAGCTGATTCGCATTTGGGCATCCGGATATCTCAGTAAGATGTCGAGGCTGATAACCGCCGGGCCGTTTGCAATTTGCCGCAATCCGCTTTATATCGGCAGTTTCTTTATCAGCCTTGGCTACTTTTTGATGTGTAATCAGCCCATAGTCTGGATTGCAGGGCCGATTCTGTTCTGGCTCTTTCACGGCGGCGCAATCTCTTATGAGGAGAGGCTGCTTGCCGATAAGTTCGGCGAAGATTTCAATGAATACTGTAAGTCTATTCCAAGGCTTATCTCATTGCCGCGCTCTCTAGCGGGCCATGGCGAATTCTCAATCAGACAGATCGTTGTTAATAATGAGCATCGAAGCGCTCTTGTAACTGCATTGGCGTCGTCGCTTTATGCCATTCTGGCATATTCATCAAGTGATATGCCGATCTTGTGGATTTTAGGCAGGTAA